From Micromonospora rhizosphaerae, the proteins below share one genomic window:
- a CDS encoding DUF6186 family protein, with the protein MRALAIGGFLAAVLLFTAVEWASRREGSRIPPLGDVCAFVMRYEVGPVPVGRIGLFGFWWWLGWHFLAR; encoded by the coding sequence ATGCGGGCCCTGGCGATCGGCGGTTTCCTGGCCGCCGTCCTGCTCTTCACGGCGGTGGAGTGGGCCTCCCGTCGGGAGGGTTCCCGGATCCCGCCGCTCGGTGACGTCTGCGCCTTCGTGATGCGCTACGAGGTCGGCCCGGTCCCGGTCGGGCGGATCGGCCTGTTCGGCTTCTGGTGGTGGCTCGGCTGGCACTTCCTCGCCCGCTGA
- a CDS encoding AAA family ATPase produces the protein MRRILIVGSAGAGKSTLAREVARRLDLPLIHLDRHYWRPGWVPADEALFRAEVAELAAGPAWVMDGNYQATFDLRLSRADLLVLCDPPRLLCLVRVLRRRWAHRATLRPDLPAGCPEQIDLEFLRYVWRYPRRSRPRVFAALRKHAPDLPVVRLRGRADVRRWLGALPTG, from the coding sequence GTGCGGCGCATCCTGATCGTCGGCAGCGCGGGCGCCGGCAAGAGCACCCTCGCCCGTGAGGTCGCCCGCCGGCTCGACCTCCCGCTGATCCACCTCGACCGGCACTACTGGCGACCCGGCTGGGTCCCCGCCGACGAGGCCCTGTTCCGTGCGGAGGTCGCCGAACTCGCTGCCGGACCGGCCTGGGTGATGGACGGCAACTACCAGGCCACGTTCGACCTCCGCCTGTCTCGCGCCGATCTCCTGGTGCTCTGCGACCCGCCCCGGCTGCTCTGCCTCGTCCGGGTGCTGCGCCGCCGCTGGGCTCACCGGGCCACGCTCCGCCCGGACCTGCCGGCCGGCTGCCCCGAGCAGATCGACCTCGAATTCCTCCGGTACGTCTGGCGCTACCCGCGCCGATCCCGACCCCGGGTGTTCGCCGCGCTGCGCAAACATGCGCCGGACCTGCCGGTCGTCCGACTGCGCGGTCGCGCCGACGTCCGACGCTGGCTCGGCGCCCTCCCGACCGGCTGA
- a CDS encoding MIP/aquaporin family protein, giving the protein MAATGERIVDGTDPIWWRRVFGELLGTFFLVLVSVGPGVVNQRLGGEPVSRTAAVIAPGLMLASIILFMGAVSGAHLNPSVTLAFALRRDFPWRRVPGYLVAQFAGAVTAAALLAGLLGGHGTAGLTVPAPGISTPLALVWELILTVGLLSTILGTASGAQNVGPMAAVAVGGYLALGGLWASPLTGASMNVFRSLGPALVYGQSRGWWAYLLGPLLAVPVAVGIARLLRGPGGGHVSRRTAQGTA; this is encoded by the coding sequence ATGGCGGCCACCGGCGAGCGGATCGTCGACGGCACCGACCCGATCTGGTGGCGACGGGTCTTCGGCGAACTGCTCGGCACCTTCTTCCTGGTGCTGGTGTCCGTCGGCCCCGGCGTGGTCAACCAGCGCCTCGGCGGCGAGCCGGTCAGTCGCACCGCGGCGGTCATCGCCCCCGGCCTGATGCTCGCCTCGATCATCCTCTTCATGGGGGCCGTCTCGGGCGCGCACCTGAACCCCTCGGTGACGCTCGCCTTCGCCCTGCGGCGCGACTTCCCGTGGCGCCGGGTCCCCGGCTATCTAGTCGCGCAGTTCGCCGGGGCGGTGACGGCGGCCGCGCTCCTCGCCGGGCTGCTCGGCGGGCACGGGACCGCGGGCCTGACCGTCCCCGCCCCCGGCATCAGCACTCCGCTCGCCCTGGTCTGGGAGCTCATCCTCACGGTCGGCCTGCTCAGCACCATCCTCGGTACCGCCTCCGGCGCCCAGAACGTCGGGCCGATGGCAGCCGTCGCGGTGGGCGGCTACCTCGCGCTGGGCGGCCTCTGGGCCTCGCCGCTGACCGGCGCGTCGATGAACGTGTTCCGCTCGCTCGGCCCGGCGCTGGTCTACGGGCAGTCGCGGGGCTGGTGGGCGTACCTGCTCGGCCCGCTGCTGGCCGTGCCGGTGGCGGTCGGGATCGCGCGGCTGCTCCGCGGGCCGGGCGGTGGCCACGTCAGTCGGCGCACCGCGCAGGGCACCGCCTGA
- a CDS encoding MATE family efflux transporter — protein MSQTTATAAGVASPRRIASLALPALVVLAAEPLYVLVDTAVVGHLGRVPLAALAVGGTVLTLIAWLGTVVAYGTTGRSARRFGSGDRAAAVAEGVQASWLALGVGVLVALGMQVVGGALARTLVGGPGDVAAAAAQWLRIAALGAPGLLLAAAGNGWLRGIQDTRRPLLFVLAPNLLSALLCPLLVYPAGLGLIGSAVANAVAQTLSGGLFAAALVRERVSLRPRPRVIRQQLVLSRDLLIRGVAFQASFLSATAVAARFGAAAVGAHQIAVQLWFFTALVLDALAIAAQALIGAALGAGDDVGARALARRIALLGGACGVAFAVLIAAGAGVVPSWFSSDPGVRDQAMVAWPWFVALQPLGGVVFALDGVLIGAGDVRYLRNLTIVAALGGFLPAIWLAYGLDLGLGGIWAGLTLFVVLRLVALLLRLRSGGWAVVGAVR, from the coding sequence ATGAGCCAGACCACCGCCACCGCCGCCGGCGTCGCCTCGCCCCGCCGGATCGCCTCACTCGCCCTGCCGGCGCTCGTAGTGCTCGCCGCCGAGCCGCTCTACGTCCTGGTCGATACGGCGGTGGTCGGGCACCTGGGTCGGGTCCCGCTCGCCGCGCTCGCCGTCGGCGGCACCGTGCTGACCCTCATCGCGTGGCTCGGCACCGTGGTCGCGTACGGCACCACCGGACGGTCGGCCCGGCGGTTCGGGTCGGGCGACCGGGCGGCGGCGGTGGCCGAGGGCGTGCAGGCGTCCTGGCTCGCGCTGGGGGTCGGGGTGCTGGTGGCGCTCGGCATGCAGGTCGTCGGCGGGGCGTTGGCGCGTACCCTCGTCGGCGGTCCCGGCGACGTCGCCGCCGCCGCCGCACAGTGGCTGCGCATCGCGGCGCTCGGCGCACCCGGCCTCCTGCTCGCCGCCGCCGGCAACGGCTGGCTGCGGGGCATCCAGGACACCCGCCGACCGCTGCTCTTCGTGCTCGCGCCCAACCTGCTCTCCGCGTTGCTCTGCCCGCTGCTGGTCTATCCCGCCGGGCTCGGCCTGATCGGCTCGGCGGTGGCGAACGCGGTCGCGCAGACGCTCTCCGGCGGCCTCTTCGCCGCGGCGCTGGTGCGCGAACGGGTCTCCCTGCGGCCCCGGCCGCGGGTGATCCGCCAGCAGCTCGTGCTCAGCCGCGACCTGCTGATCCGGGGCGTCGCCTTCCAGGCGAGCTTCCTCTCCGCGACCGCGGTCGCGGCCCGGTTCGGCGCCGCCGCCGTCGGTGCCCACCAGATCGCCGTGCAGCTCTGGTTCTTCACCGCCCTGGTGCTGGACGCCCTCGCCATCGCCGCTCAGGCGCTGATCGGCGCCGCACTCGGCGCCGGCGACGACGTCGGCGCCCGGGCCCTCGCGCGCCGGATCGCCCTGCTCGGCGGCGCCTGCGGCGTCGCCTTCGCGGTGCTGATCGCCGCCGGCGCCGGCGTCGTCCCGTCCTGGTTCAGCTCCGACCCCGGCGTACGCGACCAGGCGATGGTGGCCTGGCCTTGGTTCGTCGCGCTGCAGCCGCTGGGCGGGGTGGTCTTCGCCCTGGACGGGGTGCTGATCGGCGCGGGCGACGTCCGCTACCTGCGCAATCTCACCATCGTGGCGGCGCTGGGCGGGTTCCTGCCGGCGATCTGGCTCGCCTACGGGCTCGACCTCGGGCTGGGCGGGATCTGGGCGGGGCTGACCCTCTTCGTCGTGCTGCGGCTGGTCGCCCTGCTGCTGCGGCTGCGCTCCGGCGGCTGGGCGGTGGTCGGCGCGGTCCGCTGA
- the truB gene encoding tRNA pseudouridine(55) synthase TruB — MSRDGLIVVDKPGGMTSHDVVARTRRLARTRRVGHGGTLDPMATGVLVIGVGRATRLLTYVIGAGKSYTATIRLGQATITDDAEGDVIASTPAGAVTDEAIRAALAALTGEIEQVPSAVSAIKIDGQRAYKRVREGEIVELPARRVTISRLDVLAIRRDVPDVVDVDVDVTCSSGTYVRAIARDAGRALGVGGHLTALRRTAVGSFTLAEAATLDELEQHAPEVVNLPLDVAADRFFPRRDATGEEAKVLSHGGPLDPVGIAGPYAVFGPDGGLIAIVSERDGRARAEIVLAPA; from the coding sequence GTGAGCAGAGACGGTCTGATCGTGGTCGACAAGCCCGGCGGCATGACGTCGCACGACGTGGTGGCGCGGACCCGGCGGTTGGCGCGCACCCGGCGGGTGGGGCACGGGGGCACGCTCGACCCGATGGCCACCGGGGTGCTGGTGATCGGCGTGGGCCGGGCGACCCGGCTGCTCACCTACGTGATCGGCGCCGGCAAGAGCTACACCGCGACGATCCGGCTCGGGCAGGCCACCATCACCGACGACGCCGAGGGCGACGTGATCGCCAGCACGCCGGCCGGCGCGGTGACCGACGAGGCCATCCGCGCCGCGCTCGCCGCGCTCACCGGCGAGATCGAGCAGGTGCCGAGCGCGGTCAGCGCCATCAAGATCGACGGGCAGCGGGCGTACAAGCGGGTGCGCGAGGGGGAGATCGTCGAGCTGCCCGCCCGCCGGGTCACCATCTCCCGGCTGGACGTCCTCGCGATCCGGCGGGACGTCCCCGACGTGGTGGACGTGGACGTGGACGTTACCTGCTCGTCGGGGACGTACGTCCGGGCCATCGCCCGGGACGCGGGCCGCGCGCTGGGGGTCGGCGGCCACCTGACCGCGCTGCGGCGGACCGCGGTGGGCAGCTTCACCCTCGCCGAGGCGGCCACCCTCGACGAGCTGGAGCAGCACGCGCCCGAGGTGGTCAACCTGCCGCTCGACGTGGCCGCGGACCGGTTCTTCCCGCGCCGGGACGCCACCGGGGAGGAGGCGAAGGTCCTCTCCCACGGTGGGCCGCTGGACCCGGTCGGCATCGCCGGGCCGTACGCCGTCTTCGGTCCCGACGGCGGCCTGATCGCTATCGTCAGCGAGCGGGACGGGCGGGCCCGCGCGGAGATCGTGCTCGCCCCGGCCTGA
- a CDS encoding bifunctional riboflavin kinase/FAD synthetase, translating to MERWRGYEAAPGGWGRSVVTIGVFDGVHKGHQATIGHAVARARELGVKSVVVTFDPHPAEVVRPGSHPAVLTEPARKAELIEALGVDVLCVIPFTPEFSRLPAEAFVHDVLVEHLHAALVVVGDNFRFGHRAAGDVALLERLGRTFGFGVEAAPLVAESGTVFSSTYIRSCVDAGDVAAAAAALGRPHRVEGVVVRGDQRGRELGYPTANLLCHRYAAIPADGVYAARLVRRGQREVLAAAVSIGTNPTFSGRERRVEAYALDFTGDLYGERLGLDFVAHLREQRRYDSIEPLVAQIAEDVERTRRALD from the coding sequence ATGGAGCGGTGGCGGGGGTACGAGGCGGCGCCCGGTGGCTGGGGGCGCTCGGTCGTCACCATCGGCGTCTTCGACGGCGTGCACAAGGGGCACCAGGCGACCATCGGTCACGCCGTGGCCCGCGCCCGCGAGCTGGGCGTCAAGTCGGTGGTGGTGACCTTCGACCCGCACCCGGCGGAGGTGGTCCGCCCCGGCTCGCACCCCGCCGTGCTGACCGAACCGGCCCGCAAGGCGGAGCTGATCGAGGCGCTCGGCGTCGACGTGCTCTGCGTGATCCCGTTCACCCCGGAGTTCTCCCGGCTGCCGGCCGAGGCGTTCGTGCACGACGTCCTGGTCGAGCACCTGCACGCCGCGCTGGTCGTGGTCGGCGACAACTTCCGCTTCGGGCACCGGGCCGCCGGTGACGTGGCCCTGCTGGAGCGGCTCGGCCGAACCTTCGGCTTCGGGGTGGAGGCCGCCCCGTTGGTCGCCGAGTCCGGCACGGTCTTCTCCTCCACGTACATCCGCTCCTGCGTCGACGCGGGCGACGTGGCCGCGGCGGCCGCCGCGCTGGGCCGCCCGCACCGGGTGGAGGGGGTGGTGGTCCGGGGCGACCAGCGCGGGCGCGAGCTGGGCTACCCGACCGCCAACCTGCTCTGCCACCGGTACGCGGCGATCCCTGCAGACGGCGTGTACGCGGCCCGGCTGGTGCGCCGAGGGCAGCGGGAGGTGCTGGCCGCGGCGGTCTCGATCGGCACCAACCCGACCTTCTCCGGGCGGGAGCGCCGGGTGGAGGCGTACGCCCTGGACTTCACCGGCGACCTGTACGGCGAGCGGCTGGGCCTGGACTTCGTCGCCCACCTGCGCGAGCAGCGCCGGTACGACTCGATCGAGCCGCTGGTCGCCCAGATCGCCGAGGACGTGGAGCGGACCCGCCGGGCGCTCGACTGA
- the rpsO gene encoding 30S ribosomal protein S15, which yields MALDQEAKAKIRAEYATAEGDTGSPEVQVAVLTKRIAELTEHLKVHKHDHHSRRGLLLLVGRRRRLLNYVQKKDINRYRSLIERLGLRR from the coding sequence ATGGCGCTCGACCAGGAAGCCAAGGCCAAGATCCGCGCGGAGTACGCGACCGCCGAGGGTGACACGGGTTCGCCGGAGGTGCAGGTCGCGGTCCTCACCAAGCGGATCGCCGAGCTCACCGAGCACCTGAAGGTGCACAAGCACGACCACCACAGCCGCCGCGGGCTGCTGCTGCTGGTCGGCCGTCGCCGTCGGCTGCTCAACTACGTCCAGAAGAAGGACATCAACCGCTACCGGTCGCTCATCGAGCGGCTCGGTCTGCGCCGGTGA
- a CDS encoding polyribonucleotide nucleotidyltransferase, with protein MTESRLGTESTTAVIDNGSFGTRQITFSTGRLARQAAGSVTAQLGETVVLSATTAGKQPKEQFDFFPLTVDVEERMYAAGRIPGSFFRREGRPSEDAILTCRLIDRPLRPSFVKGLRNEVQVVETVLALDPQHPYDVVAINAASMSTKLSGLPFSGPIGATRMGHVDGQWVAFPTYEELERATFDMVVAGRVLPDGDVAIMMVEAESTEHTVKLIAGGATAPTEEVVASGLEAAKPAIRELCRAQSELAEVAAKPVAEFPVFLDYQDDAYEAMAGLARGEVSEALRIAGKHDREEALDRVKARVLEELGPRFEGREKELSAAFRSLTKSEVRSRVLREQVRIDGRGPRDIRPLTAEVGVLPRVHGSALFERGETQILGVTTLNMLRMEQSLDTLSPEKSKRYMHNYNFPPYSTGETGRVGSPKRREIGHGALAERALIPVLPSREEFPYAIRQVSEALGSNGSTSMGSVCASTLGLLSAGVPLKASVAGIAMGLISDEVDGKTQYVTLTDILGAEDAFGDMDFKVAGTRDFVTALQLDTKLNGIPSDVLAAALKQANEARHIVLDVMERAIEAPAEMSDYAPRVTVVKIPVDKIGMVIGPKGQTINAIQDETGAEISIEDDGTIYVGATNGPSAQAAVERINAIANPTLPKVGDRFLGTVVKTAAFGAFISLLPGRDGLLHISKVGDGKRVEKVEDYLNVGDKVEVEIADIDARGKIYLDKVRPEGAEAPAAGEAAGGERPAGRDRGDRGPRDRGERGGRGPDRGERGQGGGEGGEGGERPRRRTRHT; from the coding sequence ATGACCGAGAGCAGACTCGGCACCGAATCCACCACCGCGGTGATCGACAACGGGTCCTTCGGCACCCGTCAGATCACCTTCTCCACCGGCCGGCTCGCCCGCCAGGCCGCCGGCTCGGTCACCGCCCAGCTCGGCGAGACGGTCGTCCTTTCCGCCACCACCGCCGGCAAGCAGCCGAAGGAGCAGTTCGACTTCTTCCCGCTGACCGTCGACGTTGAGGAGCGGATGTACGCCGCGGGCCGGATCCCCGGCTCGTTCTTCCGCCGCGAGGGTCGCCCCAGCGAGGACGCGATCCTCACCTGCCGGCTGATCGACCGGCCGCTGCGCCCGTCGTTCGTCAAGGGCCTGCGCAACGAGGTCCAGGTCGTCGAGACCGTCCTCGCGCTCGACCCGCAGCACCCGTACGACGTGGTGGCGATCAACGCCGCCTCGATGTCCACCAAGCTCTCCGGCCTGCCGTTCTCCGGCCCGATCGGGGCCACCCGGATGGGCCACGTCGACGGTCAGTGGGTCGCCTTCCCGACCTACGAGGAGCTGGAGCGGGCCACCTTCGACATGGTGGTCGCCGGCCGGGTCCTGCCGGACGGCGACGTCGCGATCATGATGGTCGAGGCGGAGTCCACCGAGCACACCGTGAAGCTGATCGCCGGTGGGGCCACGGCCCCGACCGAGGAGGTCGTCGCCAGCGGCCTGGAGGCCGCCAAGCCGGCCATCCGCGAGCTGTGCCGGGCGCAGAGCGAGCTGGCCGAGGTGGCCGCCAAGCCGGTCGCCGAGTTCCCGGTCTTCCTCGACTACCAGGATGACGCGTACGAGGCCATGGCCGGGCTGGCCCGCGGCGAGGTCTCCGAGGCCCTGCGGATCGCCGGCAAGCATGACCGCGAGGAGGCCCTGGACCGGGTCAAGGCCCGCGTGCTGGAGGAGCTCGGCCCCCGCTTCGAGGGCCGGGAGAAGGAGCTCAGCGCCGCCTTCCGGTCGCTGACCAAGTCCGAGGTCCGCTCCCGGGTGCTGCGTGAGCAGGTCCGCATCGACGGCCGCGGCCCGCGCGACATCCGCCCGCTGACCGCCGAGGTCGGCGTGCTGCCGCGGGTGCACGGCTCGGCCCTGTTCGAGCGGGGCGAGACCCAGATCCTGGGCGTCACCACGCTGAACATGCTGCGCATGGAGCAGTCGCTGGACACCCTCTCCCCGGAGAAGTCCAAGCGCTACATGCACAACTACAACTTCCCGCCGTACTCCACCGGTGAGACCGGCCGGGTCGGCTCGCCGAAGCGGCGCGAGATCGGCCACGGCGCGCTGGCCGAGCGGGCGCTGATCCCGGTCCTGCCGTCGCGCGAGGAGTTCCCGTACGCCATCCGGCAGGTCTCCGAGGCGCTCGGCTCCAACGGCTCCACCTCGATGGGCTCGGTCTGCGCCTCCACGCTGGGCCTGCTCTCCGCGGGTGTGCCGCTGAAGGCGTCCGTCGCCGGCATCGCGATGGGCCTCATCTCCGACGAGGTCGACGGCAAGACCCAGTACGTGACGCTGACCGACATCCTCGGCGCCGAGGACGCGTTCGGTGACATGGACTTCAAGGTCGCCGGCACCCGGGACTTCGTCACCGCCCTGCAGCTCGATACCAAGCTCAACGGCATCCCGTCGGACGTGCTCGCCGCCGCACTCAAGCAGGCGAACGAGGCTCGGCACATCGTCCTCGACGTGATGGAGCGGGCGATCGAGGCGCCGGCCGAGATGTCCGACTACGCCCCGCGAGTCACCGTCGTCAAGATCCCGGTCGACAAGATCGGCATGGTGATCGGCCCGAAGGGCCAGACGATCAACGCGATCCAGGACGAGACCGGCGCCGAGATCTCCATCGAGGACGACGGCACCATCTACGTCGGCGCGACCAACGGCCCGTCGGCCCAGGCCGCGGTCGAGCGGATCAACGCCATCGCCAACCCGACTCTGCCGAAGGTCGGCGACCGGTTCCTCGGCACGGTGGTCAAGACCGCCGCGTTCGGCGCGTTCATCTCGCTGCTGCCGGGCCGCGACGGCCTGCTGCACATCTCCAAGGTGGGCGACGGCAAGCGGGTCGAGAAGGTCGAGGACTACCTCAACGTCGGCGACAAGGTCGAGGTCGAGATCGCGGACATCGACGCGCGCGGCAAGATCTACCTGGACAAGGTCCGTCCGGAGGGCGCCGAGGCGCCGGCCGCCGGCGAGGCCGCCGGCGGCGAGCGTCCGGCCGGCCGGGACCGGGGCGACCGGGGCCCGCGTGACCGGGGCGAGCGCGGCGGCCGTGGCCCCGACCGTGGTGAGCGCGGCCAGGGCGGCGGCGAGGGTGGCGAGGGCGGCGAGCGTCCGCGTCGCCGGACCCGGCACACCTGA
- a CDS encoding M16 family metallopeptidase, giving the protein MSRARRSSFPADRRGVVSPGAVPHGPEPGRAGGATRAVTRTLKDDPLGGTVRRTVLPSGLRVLTEAIPAMRSVSFGIWVAVGSRDETGPQAGAAHFLEHLLFKGTRKRGALEISSEIEAVGGETNAFTTKEYTCYYARVLDEDLPLAIDVMCDLVADSILKPADVETERGVILEEIAMHDDEPGDEVHDLFARALYGEHPLGRLISGTEETVTPMSRRQIQSFYRRRYTAPQIVIAAAGNLDHAAVVKLVRQALRGTPLDTDPAAPAPRRPAAPAVRTRPATTLVEPKETEQAHLILGCPGIDRTDERRFALGVLNNVLGGGMSSRLFQEIRERRGLAYSVYSYAGQYADSGLFAVYAGCAPGKVDEVLELTRAELARVAVDGLTEAELARGKGMSKGSFVLGLEDTGSRMSRLAKGELLYGDLMPVDELLARVDSVTLDDVNTLAAELLTRPMSLAVVGPFDQSAFSV; this is encoded by the coding sequence GTGAGTCGGGCCCGGCGTTCGTCTTTTCCTGCGGATCGACGGGGGGTGGTGTCGCCCGGCGCCGTCCCGCACGGGCCGGAGCCCGGGCGGGCCGGCGGCGCCACCCGGGCGGTCACCCGCACGCTGAAGGACGATCCGCTGGGCGGCACGGTACGCCGTACCGTGCTGCCCAGCGGCCTGCGCGTGCTCACCGAGGCGATCCCGGCGATGCGCAGCGTCTCGTTCGGCATCTGGGTGGCCGTCGGCTCCCGGGACGAGACCGGGCCGCAGGCCGGTGCCGCGCACTTCCTGGAGCACCTGCTCTTCAAGGGCACCCGCAAGCGCGGCGCGTTGGAGATCTCCTCGGAGATCGAGGCGGTGGGCGGCGAGACCAACGCCTTCACCACCAAGGAATACACCTGCTACTACGCGCGCGTGCTGGACGAGGACCTGCCGCTGGCCATCGACGTCATGTGCGACCTGGTGGCCGACTCGATCCTCAAGCCGGCCGACGTGGAGACCGAGCGCGGCGTCATCCTCGAAGAGATCGCCATGCACGACGACGAGCCCGGCGACGAGGTGCACGACCTCTTCGCCCGCGCGCTCTACGGTGAGCACCCCCTCGGCCGGCTGATCTCCGGCACGGAGGAGACGGTGACCCCGATGAGCCGGCGGCAGATCCAGAGCTTCTACCGGCGCCGCTACACGGCGCCGCAGATCGTCATCGCCGCGGCCGGCAACCTCGACCACGCCGCCGTGGTCAAGCTGGTCCGCCAGGCGCTGCGCGGCACCCCGCTGGACACCGACCCGGCAGCGCCGGCCCCGCGCCGCCCGGCCGCCCCGGCGGTACGCACCAGGCCGGCCACCACGCTGGTCGAGCCGAAGGAGACCGAGCAGGCGCACCTGATCCTCGGCTGCCCCGGCATCGACCGCACCGACGAGCGCCGCTTCGCCCTCGGGGTGCTCAACAACGTCCTCGGCGGCGGCATGTCGAGCCGGCTGTTCCAGGAGATCCGCGAGCGGCGCGGCCTGGCCTACTCGGTCTACTCCTACGCCGGTCAGTACGCCGACAGCGGCCTGTTCGCCGTCTACGCCGGCTGCGCCCCGGGCAAGGTGGACGAGGTGCTGGAGCTGACCCGGGCCGAGCTGGCCCGGGTGGCCGTCGACGGGCTCACCGAGGCCGAGCTGGCCCGGGGCAAGGGGATGTCCAAGGGTTCGTTCGTGCTGGGCCTCGAGGACACCGGCTCCCGGATGAGCCGGCTGGCCAAGGGGGAGCTGCTCTACGGCGACCTGATGCCGGTGGACGAGCTGCTCGCCCGGGTCGACTCGGTCACCCTGGACGACGTCAACACCCTCGCCGCCGAGCTGCTCACCCGGCCGATGTCGCTGGCCGTCGTCGGCCCCTTCGACCAGTCCGCCTTCTCCGTCTGA
- the dapB gene encoding 4-hydroxy-tetrahydrodipicolinate reductase produces the protein MSDAQEKTTDEPIRVGVLGARGRMGMEVCKAVDAAPDMDLVAMIDQGDWLFNAADAGAEVVVDFTTPDVVMDNLHWCIDQGINAVVGTTGFTEQRLERVRGWLERKPGVGVVIAPNFGIGAVLMMQFAARAARHFESVEIIEQHHPRKLDAPSGTATHTARLIAQARAAAGLGPVPDATKDEVPGARGAEIDGVRVHAVRATGLVAHQEVLFGTTGETLTIRHDSYDRASFMPGVLLAIRAVRNRPGLTVGLDALLD, from the coding sequence GTGAGTGACGCGCAGGAGAAGACCACGGACGAGCCGATCCGGGTCGGCGTGCTGGGTGCCCGCGGCCGGATGGGCATGGAGGTGTGCAAGGCGGTCGACGCCGCCCCCGACATGGACCTGGTGGCGATGATCGACCAGGGGGACTGGCTGTTCAACGCCGCCGACGCCGGCGCCGAGGTGGTCGTCGACTTCACCACCCCGGACGTCGTCATGGACAACCTGCACTGGTGCATCGACCAGGGCATCAACGCAGTGGTGGGCACCACCGGCTTCACCGAGCAGCGGCTGGAGCGGGTGCGCGGCTGGCTGGAGCGCAAGCCGGGCGTCGGCGTGGTGATCGCCCCCAACTTCGGCATCGGCGCGGTGCTGATGATGCAGTTCGCCGCCCGCGCGGCCCGGCACTTCGAGTCGGTCGAGATCATCGAGCAGCATCACCCACGCAAGCTGGACGCCCCCAGCGGCACCGCGACGCACACCGCGCGGCTGATCGCGCAGGCCCGCGCCGCGGCGGGCCTCGGCCCGGTGCCGGACGCCACCAAGGACGAGGTGCCGGGCGCGCGGGGCGCCGAGATCGACGGGGTACGCGTGCACGCCGTACGGGCCACCGGGCTGGTCGCCCACCAGGAGGTGCTCTTCGGCACCACCGGGGAGACGCTGACCATCCGGCACGACTCGTACGACCGGGCCTCCTTCATGCCCGGGGTGCTGCTGGCCATCCGCGCGGTGCGCAACCGCCCCGGCCTCACCGTCGGCCTGGACGCCCTGCTCGACTGA